The Colletotrichum destructivum chromosome 8, complete sequence genome includes the window TGACGAAGAAGTTGAGAAGTGGTCTCATCTCCTGCCTCCAtggcttcttctccgtccactgttgttgctgccgactgccgccgcctgAGCCGGAGTGCGGGATGAAGGGATCGTGttcggcttcctcggccagccCAGACGACGCCCCGGATACCTGCGTCAGCTGCCCATACTGCTGACCCGGCGCGCCCTCCCAGTAGCTCCCGTCCGCGTCTTGGTATGTGTGAACTTGTGTGTCGGCATCGTAGCCCACGCGCTGCATGCCGTGTGGGAGCCGTTCCTCGTCCGTGTCTAGATGGGGGAAGCGGGACATTTTGGCGACTGAGGGAGGAATTGATTAATACGTGTAGGCCGACCGTTCGATAGAGATGTCTGGAATTTGCAGTTGTGTTGGAAACCGTCGGATGTCTCCTATGCGACAAGTGATGTCGAAAATAAAGAAGGAGCTTGAACACTGAATTGGCACTGGCTCCAAGACCAGATGGGACGGCAGCCCCTGAGGCTGTGCAGTGCCTACCACGTCATTGGTCGCTTATGTCATCGACGCTTGGCTCGGCGGTGCTCAGACCAGTCTTCGGCCCCACCCACCCCTCTTGTTTCTCTGCCTTCCTTCACACaggtacctatctacctatCGTAGGTAAGAACAGATACTGTCATTCGACATGAGTGACACGAGCTCGCTTCCAAAATGGACGACTCATAGTTTTGATTTAAACACCAGATGCACCGTATCTCAGCTCCCCTCGATAGTCTCTTCCAAacttttctttctttgtctttcttcctctccttctcctaATATTTTCCTTTGCCTGGTAAGGTTGTATCATTCCGTGCCTTTTTGATTCACGCTTCACTCCTCATCTACTGCCCTTGCTATGATGTTCCTTTCGTTGTGGCATGCTCGTCATATTCGAGTGGTAAGCACGAAGTCGGTTGGACCCTAGAATCCCACCTTCAGCTACCTACCCGGCTTATATCTTGGGCGACATCAAACCTCACGTTATATCGGGACCTTTTAGAGTTTGGGGGAGTCGCAGAGAGGCGGGGCTGGCGGTGACCATGTTCGAATGCGGGATGCGGCGGGCCATGCTCCGCCGTTACAGCCCCATACGTCGAGGCGGAACTTACACCAAGAAAGGCAACCGGCTTTTGATACCGCTCAAGCTGAAAAAAATGTCGCCACTGAGCTCGTTCCCGCTGCTCATTGCTTGTCACGGCTGTGAGATGTTGATGTGGCGGCTACTATGAGAGGCTCGATTCGGTCGACGGCTCACACGAGATAACCGCGAAAGGGTGGGTTGGCGGGGTTCGCAACCGTAGATCGTGGTTCTATGGTTCCCGGAAGCTCTGTCGGGAACGGACAAGATCCATCCAAGATATGCAATGCGACACAAACTCGACAGAGAACCTGGCTGAGCCGGTCTGTCGGCCTGCTGGCCCATTCGTCGCCAGACCCGAACGTCTTGCCTCTCTCACGCTCGTGGCCCTCCCTCCGCACATCCTTTGTCGGATATCTTCCCCTCAACTGCGGAGCAGACCCAGTCAGTCCGAGGGTCCAGCCCGTCAGCCATGGCGTGGGCATGTACGACTACTCCCATGGGCGATGTCATTGATGGAATCTGAGAGCGCCCTTGAAGGAGGCTTTtgaggggaaaggaagacgacgatccGGCGAGGCGGTTCCGGCCATGTCGGGTTCAGAAAGTGGAGTCTGGGTTCGAGTACAAAATGGCCGCCCTCCCAACGGCACCATGGGATTGAGACTCATTCTCATGAGACAACATGGCATATCTCACGATGAAGTCTATGATTGCTGGTGCCCTCGCCTTCACGGCCGCTGTCTCTGCGCAGGCGCCGCTTTATGGACAGTGTGGCGGTGAGAATTGGAGCGGACCAACGACCTGCGTTGCTGGCTCAGTTTGCACTTTCAGCAACTACTGGTACTCGCAATGTGTTCCCGGTACGTTCACCGTTGGCACTCTGCAATGACTTTCGTCCAACTCATCCATGGTAGGAACCGCCGTGACGACTACCCGCTCGAGCACCCTCACAACCTCCACACGCCCCGCGACGACCTCCTCCGTTCGGACCACTTCTTCccggacctcgtcggccgtgCTTCCGCCCGGCACCGGCTTCCCCTCAGTCAGCGGCACCAAGTTCACCATCGATGGTGTGACGAAGTACTACCCAGGGACCAACTGCTATTGGTGCAGCTTCCTGACCAATGCTTCCGACGTTGACCTTGTTCTCGGCCACCTCAGAACCTCAGGCCTGAAAATCCTCCGCATCTGGGGCTTCAGCGACGTCAACACCGTTCCTCAGTATGATAACTGTAAGCTTTACCATATCAGCGCTAATGGTGTTGGTCTAACACTCTCAGGGTTTCAACACCTGACTGCCTCGGGCTCGACCATCAACACAGGCGCCAACGGCCTAGGCCGC containing:
- a CDS encoding Putative LysM domain-containing protein, with the translated sequence MSRFPHLDTDEERLPHGMQRVGYDADTQVHTYQDADGSYWEGAPGQQYGQLTQVSGASSGLAEEAEHDPFIPHSGSGGGSRQQQQWTEKKPWRQEMRPLLNFFVIIGLFLLVLTWWLYRTSGGNEVAPECGQQAVPYKIEQGNTCWAIATGQKISIEDLIKANEGLNCDKLQVGSFICVPTVGDAA